The Halorhabdus sp. BNX81 genome includes a region encoding these proteins:
- a CDS encoding TRAM domain-containing protein: MADCPLADDCPEFTERIEGMGCTHYGDRGGAEWCNHYNQPISDLKSQPVKPGEEVVVTVEDIHESGAGVGRTEDGFILMVDGVLPEARAKVRVTTVHSNHARAEEVERLPLEDEEAEGEDGDDVEEAGDEDDSEADDERDDGPDRPELGSRDNFWGS, encoded by the coding sequence ATGGCGGACTGTCCACTCGCCGACGATTGCCCCGAATTCACCGAGCGGATCGAGGGTATGGGATGTACCCACTACGGCGACCGCGGCGGGGCCGAGTGGTGCAACCACTACAACCAGCCGATCTCCGATCTGAAGTCCCAGCCGGTCAAGCCCGGCGAGGAAGTCGTCGTCACCGTCGAGGACATCCACGAGAGCGGGGCTGGCGTCGGCCGCACCGAGGACGGCTTCATCCTCATGGTCGACGGCGTCCTGCCCGAAGCCCGCGCCAAAGTCCGCGTGACGACGGTCCACTCGAACCACGCTCGGGCCGAGGAAGTCGAACGCCTCCCGCTCGAAGACGAGGAAGCCGAGGGTGAGGACGGCGACGACGTCGAAGAAGCCGGCGACGAGGACGACTCCGAAGCGGATGACGAGCGCGACGACGGGCCGGACCGGCCCGAACTCGGGAGCCGGGACAACTTCTGGGGCAGTTGA
- a CDS encoding PPC domain-containing DNA-binding protein, giving the protein MNYRELTGSREFVASLTHGEDWRGQIEDFARSEDIEAAVFFGLGTVQEATIWYYDQDEEEYRETVFDEPLEVAACVGNISLDVDGDPFAHTHVVLSREDGTAIAGHLDAGETFIGELYVRTFEESLERVPDETTGGDLWAL; this is encoded by the coding sequence ATGAACTACCGGGAGCTCACCGGATCGCGTGAGTTCGTCGCCAGCCTGACCCACGGCGAGGACTGGCGCGGCCAGATCGAGGACTTCGCCCGCAGCGAGGACATCGAAGCAGCCGTCTTCTTCGGTCTGGGGACCGTCCAGGAGGCGACGATCTGGTACTACGATCAGGACGAGGAGGAGTACCGCGAGACGGTCTTCGACGAACCGCTGGAAGTCGCGGCCTGCGTCGGGAACATCTCGCTCGATGTCGACGGTGACCCCTTCGCGCACACGCACGTCGTGCTCTCTCGGGAGGACGGGACGGCGATCGCCGGCCACCTCGACGCGGGGGAGACGTTCATCGGTGAACTGTACGTCCGGACGTTCGAGGAATCGCTCGAACGGGTTCCCGACGAGACGACCGGCGGCGATCTCTGGGCGCTGTAG
- a CDS encoding SDR family oxidoreductase gives MDLQLEGNVALATAATSGLGLASAEALAAEGAHVVVCGRTESRLESAREQLSAAGPGDVRAIEADITDPGDVEALVEATVETFGGLDHLVTSAGGPPSGSFLDTPTEAWEDAYDLLVMSAVRTTRAAYPHLAESDAGSIVNITSRSVREVIDDLVLSNAVRRAVIGLMKTQAREFAPDVRVNAVLPGAHETARIEELIDDAVERGEYDSYEEGYDDWAADVPMGRIGEPRELGDVVAFLSSPRASFVTGAAVPIDGGSMRS, from the coding sequence ATGGATCTGCAACTCGAGGGCAACGTCGCGCTGGCGACGGCCGCCACCAGCGGCCTCGGTCTCGCGAGCGCCGAGGCACTCGCCGCGGAGGGCGCGCACGTCGTCGTCTGTGGCCGAACCGAATCACGGCTGGAATCCGCCCGTGAGCAACTCTCGGCGGCGGGACCGGGCGATGTCCGGGCGATCGAGGCCGACATCACCGATCCCGGCGACGTCGAGGCGCTTGTCGAAGCGACCGTCGAGACCTTTGGCGGGCTGGATCACCTGGTGACGAGCGCTGGAGGGCCACCGAGCGGGTCCTTTCTCGACACCCCGACCGAGGCGTGGGAGGACGCCTACGACCTGCTGGTGATGAGCGCCGTCCGGACGACGCGGGCCGCCTATCCCCATCTTGCCGAGAGCGACGCGGGCTCGATCGTCAACATCACGTCCCGGTCGGTCCGAGAGGTCATCGACGACCTCGTGCTCTCGAACGCCGTCCGGCGGGCGGTCATCGGGCTGATGAAGACCCAGGCCCGAGAGTTCGCGCCGGACGTTCGCGTCAACGCCGTCCTGCCGGGGGCCCACGAGACGGCTCGCATCGAGGAGTTGATCGACGATGCCGTCGAGCGTGGCGAGTACGATTCCTACGAGGAGGGCTACGACGACTGGGCGGCGGACGTTCCGATGGGCCGCATCGGCGAGCCGCGGGAACTCGGCGACGTCGTGGCCTTTCTCTCGAGTCCCCGGGCGAGTTTCGTGACGGGCGCAGCCGTTCCGATCGACGGCGGGTCGATGCGGAGTTGA
- a CDS encoding ABC transporter ATP-binding protein — protein MTADASAITARGVTKRYGATVAVDGLDLDVPAGVVYGFLGPNGAGKTTTMRMLTGLIEPTNGDGFVDGVHCTDRSSLVEHIGLLPEEPPVYRELTGREQLHFAADLRGIPWNRVEDRALDIAESLDLAADLDRRIDGYSKGMKQKTAFIQAVQHDPAVVFLDEPTSGLDPRAAKTLRELIVDLAAGDTTVFLSTHILPVVEEIADRVGVLYDGRLVSEGSPDGLAAAADEDGEADLEDAFLELTADPERAWQ, from the coding sequence ATGACAGCGGACGCAAGTGCGATCACAGCAAGGGGAGTGACAAAACGCTACGGGGCGACGGTCGCCGTCGACGGGCTGGATCTCGACGTGCCCGCGGGCGTCGTCTACGGCTTTCTTGGCCCCAACGGCGCGGGGAAGACCACGACGATGCGGATGTTGACGGGATTGATCGAACCGACGAACGGCGACGGGTTCGTCGACGGCGTCCACTGTACCGACCGATCGAGCCTCGTCGAGCACATCGGGCTCCTCCCGGAGGAGCCGCCGGTGTACCGGGAGTTGACCGGTCGTGAACAGTTGCACTTTGCCGCGGATCTGCGGGGGATCCCCTGGAACCGCGTCGAAGACCGGGCGCTCGACATAGCTGAATCGCTGGATCTCGCGGCGGATCTGGACCGGCGGATCGACGGCTACTCCAAGGGGATGAAACAGAAGACGGCATTTATCCAGGCCGTCCAGCACGATCCCGCCGTGGTGTTCCTCGATGAGCCGACGTCCGGCCTCGACCCGCGGGCGGCCAAGACCCTCCGAGAGTTGATCGTCGACCTGGCCGCCGGTGACACGACGGTATTCCTCTCGACGCACATCCTGCCGGTCGTCGAGGAGATCGCCGACCGGGTGGGCGTCCTCTACGACGGCCGACTGGTCTCGGAGGGGTCGCCCGACGGGCTCGCCGCAGCGGCCGACGAAGACGGCGAGGCCGACCTCGAGGACGCGTTCCTGGAACTGACCGCTGATCCCGAGAGAGCCTGGCAATGA
- a CDS encoding replication factor A (Replication protein A protects and stabilize the intermediate ssDNA that is generated by the unwinding action of a DNA helicase at the replication fork. In addition, SSBs prevent the formation of secondary structures by single-stranded template DNA.), whose amino-acid sequence MTDLHTHAEEIHEQFTDQLDVSVDDVEERLDTLVNEYQVPISEARRSVTNSYLDEAGLDRDDIGGGSGGNETVQAADVDAPEEWVDMTAKVVELWEPRSDAVAQVGLLGDETGTIKFTKWSKSDLPELAEGATYHLRNVVTDEYQGRFSVKLNRTTVIEETDEEIEVGDDALEVEGALVDIQSGSGLIKRCPDEDCTRVLQNGRCSEHGEVEGEFDLRIKGVLDDGEDVTEVIFDQDATENLTGITLEEAKDMAMDALDTSVVVEEMQGTIMGRYYRVEGPTFGRYLLADEVETLTDAVDPEATLIKARSI is encoded by the coding sequence ATGACGGATTTGCATACCCACGCGGAAGAGATACACGAGCAGTTCACAGACCAGCTAGACGTCAGTGTCGACGATGTCGAGGAACGACTCGACACGCTGGTCAACGAGTACCAGGTCCCCATCAGCGAGGCCCGCCGGAGCGTCACCAACTCCTACCTCGACGAGGCGGGGCTGGATCGCGACGATATCGGCGGCGGCAGCGGCGGTAACGAGACCGTCCAGGCCGCCGACGTCGACGCGCCCGAGGAGTGGGTCGACATGACGGCGAAGGTCGTCGAGCTCTGGGAGCCCCGGAGCGACGCCGTCGCCCAGGTCGGCCTGCTGGGCGACGAGACCGGGACGATCAAGTTCACCAAGTGGTCCAAATCCGACCTCCCCGAACTCGCGGAGGGCGCGACCTACCACCTCCGGAACGTCGTCACCGACGAGTACCAGGGCCGGTTCTCGGTCAAACTCAACCGGACGACGGTGATCGAGGAGACCGACGAGGAGATCGAGGTCGGCGACGACGCCCTCGAGGTCGAGGGGGCCTTAGTCGACATCCAGAGCGGCAGCGGGCTGATCAAGCGCTGTCCCGACGAGGACTGCACGCGCGTCCTCCAGAACGGCCGGTGTAGCGAACACGGCGAAGTCGAGGGGGAGTTCGACCTCCGGATCAAGGGCGTCCTCGACGACGGCGAGGACGTGACGGAGGTCATCTTCGATCAGGACGCGACCGAGAATCTCACTGGCATCACCTTAGAGGAGGCCAAGGACATGGCGATGGACGCCCTCGATACGAGCGTCGTCGTCGAGGAGATGCAGGGGACGATCATGGGGCGGTACTATCGCGTCGAGGGGCCGACCTTCGGGCGGTACCTGCTGGCCGACGAGGTCGAGACGCTGACCGACGCGGTCGATCCTGAAGCGACGCTGATCAAAGCGAGGTCGATATAA
- a CDS encoding DNA polymerase II large subunit — translation MREEDERYFARLEDELDRAMDVARNAREAGGDPTTDVEIPVAKDMADRVENILGIDGVAERVRDLEGEMSREEAALALVEDFVEGTVGDYDTKAGKIEGAVRTAVALLTEGVVAAPIEGIDRVELLDNDDGTQFVNVYYAGPIRSAGGTAQALSVLVADYARTLLDIEEYHAREEEIGRYVEEIELYDEDTGLQYSPKDKETRHIAENMPIMLDGEATGDEEVSGYRDLERVDSNSARGGMCLVMAEGIALKAPKIQRYTRQLDEVEWPWLQDLIDGTIGEDDNEATDEADAGDPDDEADDGEDAPGETEGPPRADPSKKYLRDLIAGRPVFSHPSESGGFRLRYGRARNHGNATAGVHPATMHLVDDFLATGTQIKTERPGKAAGVVPVDTIEGPTVRLANGDVRRIDDPAEAKEVRNGVEKVLDLGEYLVNYGEFVENNHPLAPAAYTVEWWVQEFEAAGADVQAMADSVGVDLDDPTPAEALEWAREYDAPLHPKYTYVYHDVSVADIDALADAIAEGEIVTGDGAAADPPARDVSAETTTGDLVLPRSETATRTLESLLVEHTQTEASLIVPTWRPLVETLGFDDDLTRTWTIEDLSERARTYDDGENAIEAVNEIAPFDVRERAPTRIGNRMGRPEKSEERELSPAVHTLFPIGEAGGNQRDVAKAAGHADEMGDAPGEVDLEVGRRRCVDCRTETYRARCPDCGGTTETVYVCPDCDREVDPDESGRAECPRCETLASPTRMTTIDVGEVYQQAMDNVGEREVAFDVLKGVKGLTSKEKTPEPMEKGVLRAKHDISAFKDGTVRYDMTDLPVTSVRPAELDVTVEQFRELGYEADIRGDPLVHDDQLVELNVQDVVLSNGAAEHMLKTADFIDDLLESYYGLDPYYELDDRDDLVGELVFGMAPHTSAATVGRVIGFTSAAVGYAHPYFHAAKRRNCFHPETKVWFEDESDESRYQSIEQLVESRLDDPRMDDFGTVVEELPGTAHVPSIDSDGTPVRKPIEAVSKHPAPDHLLKIETKSGRTITVSQDHSMRRWEDGPEEVPASELTSGDRLPMPKSVDIEGTHRTYDLLSEFMALDRLSNEEVMIRGLGSERIKSLFDEATKSDQYLKPVAECLGVSDSTVYNWVNRDSVPVSVLTTLFDDVPSRVPSDVQLAVKRDSVTISRHLQLDESFATLLGYYAAEGFTRSTENCYQTTICIPDESARELVRQVIDESLSIEAYEENEWKMTVSSRLVAVLFDEVLGLGSSADGKQIPESILTAPDSVLRAFLSSYFSGDGSASSDRIEVRAHTVSDQLKDDLVAALKRFEIVPKIFRETRIPQTGEVADFYETEQEFETWVVKVTSENAARFAERIGFHLSRKSEALTVALESTELRTQRLCGDGGDVWLDEVSDIQVVESDVDHLYSLTVSDTHTLVANDLYTGQCDGDEDCVMLLMDGLLNFSRKYLPNQRGGRMDAPLVMSSRIDPAEIDDEAHNIDIVEQYPLELYEATREMAHPEDVDVKIAEDTLGTEDEYTGFAHTHDTSNIALGPDLSAYKTLGSMEDKMDAQLEISRKLRAVDETDVAERIIEYHFLPDLIGNLRAFSRQDVRCLGCGEKYRRMPLTGTCRECGGDVNLTVHEGSVNKYIDTATRVAEEFGAREYTKQRLEILDRSIKRVFEDDTSRQTGIGDFM, via the coding sequence ATGCGCGAGGAAGACGAGCGCTACTTCGCGCGCCTGGAAGACGAACTCGACCGGGCGATGGACGTGGCCCGGAACGCTCGGGAGGCGGGTGGCGATCCGACGACCGACGTCGAGATCCCGGTCGCCAAGGACATGGCCGACCGCGTCGAGAACATCCTCGGCATCGACGGGGTGGCCGAGCGCGTCCGTGACCTCGAAGGCGAGATGTCCCGCGAGGAGGCCGCCCTCGCCCTGGTCGAGGACTTCGTCGAGGGGACTGTCGGCGACTACGACACGAAGGCGGGCAAGATCGAGGGCGCGGTCCGGACGGCCGTCGCCCTTCTCACCGAGGGGGTCGTCGCCGCGCCGATCGAGGGGATCGATCGCGTCGAACTCCTCGACAACGACGACGGTACCCAGTTCGTCAACGTCTACTACGCCGGCCCGATCCGCTCCGCCGGCGGGACTGCCCAGGCGCTCTCGGTCCTCGTGGCCGACTACGCGCGAACGCTGCTGGACATCGAAGAGTACCACGCCCGGGAAGAGGAGATCGGTCGCTACGTCGAGGAGATCGAGCTCTACGACGAGGACACCGGCCTCCAGTACTCGCCGAAGGACAAGGAGACCCGTCACATCGCCGAAAACATGCCGATCATGCTCGACGGCGAGGCCACCGGCGACGAGGAGGTTTCGGGCTACCGGGACCTCGAACGCGTCGACTCCAACAGCGCCAGGGGCGGGATGTGCCTGGTCATGGCCGAAGGGATCGCGCTCAAGGCCCCGAAGATCCAACGGTACACCCGCCAACTCGACGAGGTCGAGTGGCCGTGGCTCCAGGATCTCATCGACGGGACGATCGGCGAAGACGACAACGAAGCGACCGACGAGGCCGACGCGGGTGACCCAGACGACGAGGCCGACGACGGCGAGGACGCTCCAGGCGAAACCGAGGGGCCACCCCGAGCCGACCCCTCGAAGAAGTACCTCCGGGACCTCATCGCGGGTCGCCCCGTCTTCTCCCATCCGAGCGAATCGGGTGGGTTTCGACTGCGCTACGGCCGCGCCAGGAATCACGGGAACGCGACCGCAGGCGTCCACCCGGCGACGATGCACCTCGTCGATGACTTTCTCGCGACCGGGACCCAGATCAAGACTGAGCGCCCGGGGAAAGCGGCGGGTGTGGTTCCAGTCGACACCATCGAGGGGCCGACGGTTCGGCTCGCCAACGGCGACGTCCGGCGGATCGACGACCCCGCGGAGGCCAAGGAAGTCCGCAACGGCGTCGAGAAAGTCCTCGATCTGGGCGAATATCTCGTCAATTACGGCGAGTTCGTCGAGAACAACCACCCGCTCGCGCCGGCCGCCTACACTGTCGAGTGGTGGGTTCAGGAGTTCGAGGCCGCCGGCGCGGACGTTCAGGCGATGGCAGACTCAGTCGGGGTCGACCTCGACGATCCGACGCCGGCCGAAGCCCTCGAGTGGGCCAGAGAGTACGACGCGCCGCTGCACCCGAAATACACCTACGTCTATCACGACGTGAGCGTCGCGGACATCGACGCGCTGGCCGACGCGATCGCCGAGGGCGAGATCGTCACTGGCGACGGTGCAGCCGCCGATCCACCTGCCCGGGACGTATCAGCGGAGACGACGACCGGCGATCTCGTCCTCCCGCGGAGTGAGACCGCCACGCGGACCCTCGAATCCCTGCTGGTCGAACACACCCAGACCGAGGCCTCGCTGATCGTCCCGACTTGGCGACCGCTCGTCGAGACGCTGGGCTTTGACGACGATCTGACGCGGACGTGGACGATCGAGGACCTCTCGGAGCGCGCCCGCACGTACGACGATGGGGAGAACGCCATCGAGGCCGTCAACGAGATCGCCCCCTTCGATGTCCGGGAGCGAGCGCCGACCCGGATCGGCAACCGGATGGGCCGCCCCGAGAAGTCCGAGGAACGGGAACTCTCCCCCGCAGTGCACACGCTGTTCCCGATCGGCGAAGCGGGCGGCAATCAGCGCGACGTCGCGAAGGCTGCCGGTCACGCCGACGAGATGGGTGACGCACCCGGTGAGGTCGATCTGGAAGTGGGCCGCCGGCGCTGTGTCGACTGTAGGACGGAGACCTACCGGGCACGGTGTCCCGACTGCGGTGGGACCACCGAGACGGTCTACGTCTGCCCGGACTGCGACCGCGAGGTCGACCCCGACGAGTCCGGCCGCGCCGAGTGCCCGCGGTGTGAGACGCTTGCCTCTCCGACGAGAATGACGACGATCGACGTCGGCGAGGTCTACCAGCAGGCCATGGACAACGTGGGCGAGCGCGAGGTCGCCTTTGACGTGCTCAAGGGCGTCAAAGGGCTGACCTCGAAGGAGAAAACCCCCGAGCCGATGGAGAAAGGCGTGCTTCGGGCCAAACACGACATTAGTGCATTCAAGGACGGGACGGTCCGCTATGACATGACCGACCTTCCGGTCACGTCGGTCCGGCCGGCCGAACTCGACGTCACCGTCGAGCAGTTCCGCGAGCTGGGCTACGAGGCAGACATCCGCGGCGATCCGCTCGTCCACGACGATCAACTGGTCGAGTTGAACGTTCAGGACGTCGTCCTCTCGAACGGCGCGGCCGAGCACATGCTCAAGACGGCGGACTTCATCGACGACCTCCTCGAGTCGTACTACGGTCTCGATCCCTACTACGAACTCGACGACCGCGACGACCTCGTGGGCGAACTCGTCTTCGGGATGGCTCCCCACACCAGCGCGGCGACCGTCGGCCGCGTCATCGGCTTCACCTCGGCTGCTGTCGGGTACGCCCATCCGTACTTTCACGCCGCGAAGCGCCGGAATTGTTTCCATCCGGAGACCAAGGTGTGGTTTGAAGACGAGTCCGATGAGTCGCGATATCAATCCATCGAACAACTGGTAGAGAGTCGGCTTGACGATCCCAGAATGGACGACTTTGGAACGGTGGTCGAAGAGTTACCAGGTACCGCTCATGTCCCGTCCATAGACAGCGACGGAACACCGGTCCGAAAACCGATCGAAGCTGTTTCGAAGCATCCTGCTCCGGATCATCTCCTCAAAATCGAAACGAAGAGTGGACGGACAATCACTGTCTCACAAGACCACTCGATGCGCCGATGGGAAGACGGCCCGGAGGAAGTCCCAGCGAGTGAGCTAACGTCCGGTGACCGATTACCCATGCCTAAATCGGTTGATATCGAGGGTACTCACCGGACGTATGATCTGCTCTCGGAATTCATGGCTTTGGATCGTCTCTCCAACGAAGAGGTAATGATCCGTGGCTTAGGGAGCGAACGTATCAAATCACTCTTCGACGAAGCGACAAAATCAGATCAGTATCTCAAACCAGTCGCAGAGTGCTTGGGAGTAAGCGATTCAACGGTTTACAATTGGGTTAACCGAGACAGCGTTCCGGTTTCAGTTTTGACGACACTGTTTGATGATGTGCCTAGCCGGGTTCCTTCTGATGTTCAGCTGGCTGTCAAACGAGATTCGGTCACGATTTCACGGCACCTCCAACTCGATGAATCGTTTGCTACGCTCTTAGGATACTACGCTGCCGAAGGCTTCACACGCTCTACCGAAAATTGTTATCAGACGACGATTTGTATCCCTGATGAGTCTGCTCGTGAGTTGGTCAGACAGGTTATCGATGAATCGCTATCAATTGAAGCATACGAAGAGAACGAGTGGAAAATGACGGTATCGAGTCGTCTCGTCGCTGTTCTGTTTGATGAGGTACTGGGTCTCGGAAGCTCCGCTGATGGTAAGCAGATCCCCGAATCCATTTTGACCGCTCCGGATAGCGTTCTTCGTGCGTTCCTATCGTCGTATTTCAGTGGTGATGGTAGTGCGTCCAGTGATCGAATCGAAGTTCGGGCGCACACGGTAAGTGATCAACTCAAAGATGACCTGGTCGCGGCACTGAAGCGATTCGAAATTGTCCCCAAAATCTTTCGTGAAACGCGGATCCCGCAAACCGGAGAGGTCGCTGATTTCTATGAAACAGAGCAGGAATTCGAGACGTGGGTCGTGAAAGTCACTTCCGAGAACGCGGCGCGGTTCGCCGAGCGGATCGGATTCCACTTGTCTCGAAAGTCAGAAGCGCTAACCGTAGCCTTAGAATCAACTGAACTCCGGACACAGCGACTTTGCGGTGACGGTGGCGACGTTTGGCTTGACGAAGTATCTGATATCCAAGTCGTTGAGAGTGACGTTGATCACCTGTATTCACTGACGGTCTCGGACACGCACACGCTCGTGGCAAATGATTTGTATACTGGCCAATGCGACGGCGACGAGGACTGCGTCATGCTGTTGATGGACGGCTTGCTCAACTTCAGTCGGAAGTACTTACCAAATCAGCGAGGCGGCCGAATGGACGCGCCCCTGGTGATGTCCTCGCGGATCGACCCGGCCGAGATCGACGACGAGGCCCACAATATCGACATCGTCGAGCAGTATCCGCTGGAACTCTACGAAGCGACCCGCGAGATGGCTCATCCGGAAGATGTCGACGTCAAGATTGCCGAGGACACCCTGGGAACGGAAGACGAGTACACCGGCTTCGCCCACACCCACGACACCAGCAATATCGCGCTCGGACCGGATCTCTCGGCGTACAAGACCCTGGGATCGATGGAGGACAAGATGGACGCCCAGCTCGAGATCTCTCGCAAACTCAGGGCCGTTGACGAGACCGACGTCGCCGAGCGTATCATCGAGTATCACTTCCTGCCGGACCTGATCGGCAACCTGCGAGCCTTCTCGCGGCAGGATGTCCGGTGTCTCGGATGTGGCGAGAAGTACCGCCGGATGCCCCTCACCGGCACCTGTCGGGAGTGTGGCGGCGACGTGAATCTGACCGTCCACGAGGGCTCGGTCAACAAGTACATCGACACGGCCACGCGCGTGGCCGAGGAGTTCGGAGCCCGGGAGTACACCAAACAGCGCCTGGAGATCCTGGATCGGTCGATCAAGCGCGTCTTCGAGGACGATACGAGCAGGCAGACGGGGATCGGGGACTTCATGTGA